In a genomic window of Natranaerovirga pectinivora:
- a CDS encoding ABC-2 transporter permease, which produces MLIKYIQFYLKSNNALKTWLGILFGIFIMYFLNLYSDDYFVISWTSIYCCFYFIYTNNKEHRQLLLKSFPIENNKVIKSLFICNMIVLFVILTSIFIVIYLFNLYAGTPYTLSNLYNVYIITLLILVILIPAIQTKTLDHKSENIIFLLIIPFILFIFLSVFIKLILERNILAHFFDSYIIHLTLLTVVLGIWSNHSSYKAALEKYPKLQF; this is translated from the coding sequence ATGTTGATAAAATATATACAGTTTTATTTAAAATCTAATAATGCTTTAAAGACTTGGCTTGGAATACTCTTTGGTATTTTTATAATGTATTTTCTAAACTTATATTCGGATGATTATTTTGTAATAAGTTGGACTTCCATTTATTGTTGTTTTTATTTTATATATACCAATAATAAAGAACATAGACAGTTATTACTAAAAAGTTTTCCTATTGAAAATAATAAAGTCATTAAAAGTTTATTTATCTGCAATATGATTGTTTTGTTTGTTATACTAACATCTATTTTTATCGTAATATACTTATTTAATTTATATGCCGGCACGCCTTATACATTATCTAATTTATATAATGTGTATATTATTACATTACTTATACTTGTAATTCTAATACCTGCTATTCAAACAAAAACTTTAGATCACAAAAGTGAAAATATAATTTTTTTATTAATTATCCCATTTATTTTATTCATATTTTTAAGCGTATTTATTAAACTTATATTAGAAAGAAATATTTTAGCTCATTTTTTTGACTCCTATATAATCCACTTAACACTACTAACCGTTGTGTTAGGCATATGGTCAAACCACTCTTCTTATAAAGCAGCTTTAGAAAAATATCCTAAGTTGCAATTCTAA
- a CDS encoding SpoIIE family protein phosphatase — protein MKYYIDVSYNSINKWGEELCGDHIEIVKSDDGVIIVLADGLGSGVKANILATLTSKIAVTMLKEGASLEETIDTISNTLPECQVRRLAYSTFTIIKVQNDGGVYIAECDNPPFFIFDNGRDRKIYKEKKTLNGKVIYESQFRMDQDGLLTVVSDGAVHAGVGKLLNLGWQWENINDFLREIAKKEKCSKNVSRHLINACENLYDNKPGDDTTVVSIKLRQPEVVNLFTGPPESMEDDIKLVNYLKHSAGKIVVSGGTTANIVSRILNRALIVDMDTYAEDVPPMARIEGVDLVTEGVLTMKKTLEIIKETLLINDHLIYQKLLNENNGASKLAKILLEDCTHLHIWLGRAVNPAHQNPKFPIDFNIKVNIVKELQDILNFLGKEVEVTYI, from the coding sequence ATGAAATATTATATTGATGTTTCTTACAATAGTATTAACAAATGGGGAGAAGAATTATGTGGAGATCATATTGAAATAGTGAAATCCGATGACGGTGTTATCATTGTACTGGCTGATGGACTGGGTAGTGGCGTAAAAGCCAATATACTAGCAACCTTAACATCAAAAATAGCTGTAACTATGCTTAAGGAAGGTGCAAGTTTAGAAGAAACCATTGATACCATAAGTAATACTTTGCCAGAATGTCAGGTGAGAAGATTAGCTTATTCCACCTTTACCATTATAAAAGTGCAAAATGATGGGGGGGTATATATAGCGGAATGTGATAATCCACCGTTTTTTATATTTGATAATGGAAGAGATAGAAAAATTTACAAAGAAAAAAAGACCTTGAATGGTAAAGTGATTTATGAGAGCCAATTTAGAATGGATCAAGATGGGTTGCTTACTGTTGTAAGTGATGGGGCGGTACATGCTGGGGTAGGAAAATTATTGAATTTAGGTTGGCAATGGGAAAATATCAATGATTTTTTAAGAGAAATCGCAAAAAAAGAAAAGTGTTCAAAAAATGTTTCTAGGCATCTGATTAATGCATGTGAGAATTTATACGATAATAAACCAGGTGATGATACAACGGTGGTTTCTATTAAATTAAGACAACCAGAGGTAGTGAATTTGTTTACAGGGCCACCTGAAAGTATGGAAGATGATATTAAATTGGTGAATTACTTAAAACATTCAGCTGGAAAAATTGTTGTCTCTGGCGGCACAACAGCAAATATAGTTTCGAGGATACTTAATAGAGCGTTAATTGTAGATATGGATACTTACGCTGAGGATGTACCCCCAATGGCTAGAATAGAAGGAGTGGATTTGGTTACAGAAGGGGTATTGACAATGAAAAAAACCCTAGAAATCATCAAAGAGACATTACTAATAAATGATCATTTGATTTATCAAAAGTTATTGAATGAAAATAATGGCGCATCTAAACTTGCTAAAATTTTACTAGAAGATTGTACCCATTTACATATTTGGCTTGGTAGGGCTGTAAATCCAGCCCATCAAAACCCTAAGTTCCCAATTGATTTTAATATAAAGGTAAATATAGTAAAGGAACTACAAGATATATTAAATTTTCTGGGAAAAGAAGTAGAAGTAACGTATATATAA
- a CDS encoding ABC transporter ATP-binding protein encodes MRCIMNNIQKMILPKKQSNSRKDKKISTIKKLFSLTVPHYKKILLALLFVLIINVVQIIKPYILKVVIDDFLIKRMSANGLYSVTSMSILYLTLSLISAILIYFQVNIINRVGQKIIKNLRGRVFKTIQALPLHYLDKTSSGRLITRATNDVNELNDLYSEVLISLFKDVFLLVGIVSAMFLMNVELTLISFIVIPIMAYIVVKLKTKLRANFVDMKHYVGKINGFMAETISGMKIIQIFRGEKEKQKEFLEINNDYMKTTFLQVKYNSLLKPAAELFQSFATALLLWYGMTRITNQTLELGVLYAFTVYIRQFFNPISDLAEKYTSIQSALVSTDRIFDLLDEKEILEDTDIGLSLDTIHGEIEFKNVWFSYDNEEWVLKDVSFKVKKGETFAFVGETGAGKSTIINLINGFYKIQKGEILIDGININDIKLKDLRKNISVVLQDSFLFSGDIYMNVALNNDIDEKEIQEFLDLSCASSFINNFEKGIHTPVMERGNNFSSGQKQLLSFARAIAQKPSVIILDEATANIDTHTEKLIQRGINNITKDRTTLIIAHRLSTIRSADKIIVLKDGEIVEAGSDQELIDNGGYYKSMLVHNYS; translated from the coding sequence ATGAGATGTATCATGAACAATATTCAAAAGATGATATTGCCTAAAAAACAATCTAACTCCCGTAAAGATAAAAAGATTTCAACAATTAAAAAACTTTTTAGTTTAACCGTCCCTCATTATAAAAAAATATTACTTGCCCTACTTTTTGTATTAATCATAAATGTTGTTCAGATTATTAAACCCTATATATTAAAAGTGGTTATTGATGATTTTTTAATTAAAAGGATGTCTGCTAATGGGTTATATTCTGTTACCTCTATGAGCATTTTATATCTTACCCTTTCCCTCATAAGTGCCATATTAATATATTTTCAGGTGAATATCATAAATAGAGTTGGCCAAAAAATCATAAAAAACTTAAGAGGCAGGGTTTTTAAAACTATACAAGCCCTACCCCTACATTATCTTGATAAAACATCCTCTGGTAGACTTATAACTAGAGCAACCAATGATGTAAACGAATTAAACGATCTGTATTCAGAAGTTTTGATAAGCCTTTTTAAAGACGTATTCCTACTTGTAGGGATTGTTTCGGCAATGTTTTTAATGAACGTAGAATTGACTCTTATCTCTTTTATCGTTATACCTATTATGGCTTATATTGTTGTAAAATTAAAAACCAAGTTAAGAGCCAATTTTGTTGATATGAAACATTATGTCGGCAAAATAAATGGCTTTATGGCAGAAACCATTTCTGGAATGAAGATCATACAAATCTTTAGAGGGGAAAAGGAAAAACAAAAAGAGTTTTTAGAGATCAATAATGATTATATGAAAACCACATTCCTTCAAGTAAAATACAATAGTTTGCTTAAACCTGCTGCAGAGCTATTTCAATCCTTTGCTACTGCCTTATTGCTTTGGTATGGTATGACTAGAATCACCAATCAAACATTAGAACTTGGTGTCCTTTATGCTTTTACAGTTTACATTAGGCAGTTTTTTAATCCTATTTCTGATTTGGCAGAGAAATATACCAGCATTCAATCTGCATTGGTCTCTACTGACCGTATCTTTGATTTGTTGGATGAAAAAGAGATTCTAGAAGATACGGACATTGGCCTTAGCCTGGATACCATTCATGGTGAAATTGAGTTTAAAAATGTTTGGTTTTCTTATGATAATGAAGAATGGGTATTAAAAGATGTAAGCTTTAAAGTCAAAAAAGGAGAAACCTTTGCTTTTGTAGGTGAAACAGGAGCAGGTAAATCCACTATTATCAATTTAATCAATGGCTTTTACAAAATACAAAAAGGTGAAATTCTTATAGATGGCATCAATATTAATGATATCAAGTTAAAAGACTTAAGAAAAAATATATCTGTTGTCCTACAAGATTCCTTTTTATTTTCTGGAGACATTTATATGAATGTAGCTCTTAATAACGATATTGATGAAAAAGAAATCCAAGAGTTTCTTGACCTATCTTGTGCTTCATCCTTTATTAATAATTTTGAAAAAGGAATCCATACACCTGTAATGGAAAGAGGGAATAATTTTTCATCTGGCCAAAAACAATTGCTTTCTTTTGCAAGAGCCATTGCTCAGAAACCTTCTGTTATTATCTTAGATGAAGCAACAGCCAATATTGATACCCATACTGAAAAATTAATTCAAAGAGGTATTAATAATATAACAAAAGATAGAACAACTTTAATCATCGCCCATAGACTTTCTACCATTAGAAGTGCAGATAAGATTATTGTCCTAAAAGACGGAGAAATTGTTGAAGCTGGAAGTGACCAAGAACTAATTGATAACGGCGGTTATTATAAAAGTATGCTTGTACATAATTACTCATAA
- a CDS encoding ABC transporter ATP-binding protein, whose translation MSNKIITNFIKKNSFFYIVGIVLMLTASLTQALIPTIVGNTIDLMQDANFDQSLILNNIFYIIGITLLVFLATFGWRNLIIGNSRKLECTLREHLFNHFQKLSPEFYNKRKTGDLIAYAINDINAVRMTFGPACALSINSFVICVSAIYFMVANVNLRLTLLCLLPLPVVVVFMLRVGKKIQLRFKKVQENFASISDCVQENIYGIRVVKAYVQEEKEIAKFEKLNNNMEESTLNMVKTSSVLEPVIEICFSISFVLSLLIGGNMVLQNQITLGAFVAFQGYLTMIMKPVLNIGKVITHIQRGMASLIRLKEIFNTEPHINENNHLTTPPINGEIRFENLSFTYPSSKMKALNNISFDIPKGHTIGIVGKTGSGKTTIINLLLKLFNTSEGVIKIDDRSIDHFPLENIRNSIGLVPQDSFLFSTSIKNNITFFKDIYSNKDIEDASQKSYIYKSILGFSDGFYTKLGEQGVNLSGGQKQRIAIARALIKDPDILILDDSLSAVDTETERKILTSLREVRKDKTTIIIAHRISAVEHANEIIVLDEGEIKEKGSHNELLEKGGMYYEMYHEQYSKDDIA comes from the coding sequence TTGAGCAATAAGATAATAACGAACTTTATTAAGAAAAATAGTTTTTTTTATATCGTTGGAATTGTACTAATGTTAACTGCTTCATTAACTCAAGCATTAATCCCAACTATCGTTGGAAATACCATTGATTTAATGCAGGATGCTAACTTTGACCAATCTCTTATATTGAATAATATTTTCTATATTATTGGGATCACACTTCTTGTTTTTCTAGCAACCTTTGGCTGGAGAAACTTAATCATCGGTAATTCTAGAAAATTGGAATGCACTTTAAGAGAGCACCTTTTTAACCACTTTCAAAAATTATCTCCTGAATTCTATAACAAACGAAAAACAGGAGACCTCATTGCCTATGCTATTAATGATATTAATGCTGTGAGAATGACCTTTGGTCCTGCCTGTGCCCTTTCTATTAATAGTTTTGTTATTTGTGTGTCCGCTATTTATTTTATGGTGGCTAATGTTAATTTAAGATTAACCTTACTTTGTCTTTTGCCTTTACCAGTGGTTGTGGTTTTTATGCTCAGGGTTGGTAAAAAGATACAGTTGAGATTTAAAAAAGTTCAAGAAAACTTTGCATCTATATCTGATTGTGTTCAAGAAAACATCTACGGTATTCGAGTTGTTAAAGCCTATGTCCAAGAAGAAAAAGAAATTGCTAAATTTGAAAAACTAAATAATAATATGGAAGAATCTACCCTCAATATGGTAAAAACCTCTTCTGTTCTTGAACCTGTTATTGAGATATGTTTTAGTATTAGTTTTGTTCTAAGTTTATTAATTGGTGGGAATATGGTTTTACAAAATCAAATAACACTTGGTGCGTTTGTTGCTTTTCAAGGGTATTTGACAATGATTATGAAACCCGTCTTAAATATTGGAAAAGTGATTACCCATATTCAACGTGGTATGGCTTCTTTAATTAGATTAAAAGAAATTTTTAATACTGAGCCCCATATTAATGAAAACAACCATTTAACCACCCCTCCTATTAATGGGGAAATCCGTTTTGAGAATTTAAGCTTTACGTATCCATCATCAAAAATGAAAGCCTTAAATAACATTAGTTTTGATATACCAAAAGGTCATACCATAGGTATTGTTGGTAAAACAGGGTCAGGGAAAACCACAATCATCAACCTTCTATTAAAATTATTCAATACTTCAGAAGGTGTAATAAAAATTGATGATAGAAGTATTGATCATTTTCCTTTAGAAAACATCAGAAATAGCATTGGTTTGGTGCCCCAAGATTCATTTTTATTCTCTACATCTATTAAAAACAATATCACATTTTTTAAAGATATTTATTCTAATAAAGATATAGAAGATGCCTCTCAAAAAAGCTACATATACAAAAGCATACTGGGTTTTTCTGATGGCTTTTATACCAAGTTAGGGGAACAAGGGGTTAATCTATCCGGTGGTCAAAAACAAAGGATTGCAATTGCTCGTGCCCTTATTAAAGACCCTGATATTCTTATATTAGATGATTCTTTATCTGCTGTAGATACAGAAACCGAAAGGAAAATCCTTACTTCCCTTAGAGAAGTAAGAAAGGATAAAACAACGATTATTATTGCCCATAGAATTTCTGCTGTAGAACATGCCAATGAAATTATTGTTTTAGACGAAGGAGAAATTAAAGAAAAAGGCAGTCATAATGAACTCTTAGAAAAGGGAGGTATGTATTATGAGATGTATCATGAACAATATTCAAAAGATGATATTGCCTAA
- a CDS encoding LacI family DNA-binding transcriptional regulator, with amino-acid sequence MKNKKPTLTEIANALGISTVSVSRALSGQSGISDDLRNKVIDKANELGYLKKKSDSLKILVLHLKPYTQDNSNFSLLMQRLERSLQHADTDYSIEFIPKETQDQLLLPYKLSKCGHFDGVIFIGKFDLKYMALVQKKIPCQVLFTGYSPGYMGDSIWFNFNNSGYQQCEYLIQKGHKNIGFLGNISLIRNKEKLLGITTALENYNLLPNEDLFIENIAFSKKDQLALFTNRDHSISYIDKTDINYSKKLVELIQSKKDLSAIICEWDFTAIELINLLQEHNIKVPEDISIMGSGNSEYATVTTPTLTTMDINVAYASDLVVKTLIKRIKLPFKHYKNIGVLCTLVERNSVTNKKQL; translated from the coding sequence ATGAAAAACAAAAAGCCAACTCTAACAGAGATTGCTAACGCTCTAGGCATTTCTACTGTTTCCGTAAGTAGAGCTTTATCAGGTCAAAGTGGTATTAGTGATGATCTTAGAAATAAAGTTATAGATAAGGCCAATGAATTAGGTTATCTTAAGAAAAAAAGCGATTCCCTAAAAATTTTGGTACTCCATTTAAAACCTTATACTCAAGACAATAGTAACTTTAGCCTTTTAATGCAACGCTTAGAGAGGTCTCTTCAACACGCAGATACAGATTATAGCATTGAATTTATACCAAAAGAAACTCAAGATCAATTGCTTCTTCCTTACAAACTTTCAAAATGTGGCCATTTTGATGGGGTAATCTTTATTGGAAAGTTTGATTTGAAATATATGGCATTGGTCCAAAAGAAAATTCCTTGTCAAGTATTGTTTACAGGCTACTCTCCAGGATATATGGGTGATAGTATATGGTTTAATTTCAATAATTCTGGTTATCAACAATGTGAATACCTTATACAAAAAGGCCATAAAAACATTGGCTTCTTAGGAAATATAAGCTTAATACGTAATAAGGAAAAACTTCTTGGTATTACCACAGCTTTAGAAAATTATAACCTATTGCCTAATGAAGATTTATTTATAGAAAATATTGCATTCTCAAAAAAAGATCAGTTAGCTTTGTTTACTAATAGGGATCATTCTATATCTTATATCGATAAGACGGATATAAATTATTCTAAAAAACTTGTTGAGTTGATTCAATCTAAAAAAGATCTAAGCGCCATTATATGCGAATGGGATTTTACAGCCATTGAGCTGATTAACCTCCTTCAAGAACATAATATTAAAGTACCTGAAGACATCTCCATTATGGGTAGTGGCAATAGTGAGTACGCTACTGTTACCACACCAACCTTAACAACTATGGATATTAATGTGGCATACGCAAGTGATTTGGTTGTAAAAACTTTAATCAAACGTATTAAATTACCATTTAAACATTATAAAAACATAGGGGTTTTATGTACCCTTGTAGAAAGAAATTCTGTAACAAATAAAAAACAATTATAA